GTAGTGACCGGTGAGGTAGGGACCGAAGTCGGGCAGGTAGTTGCCCGACGGGCCGAGGTGGTTGTAGACGACGTCGAGGACGACGGCGAGCCCGGCGGCGTGCGCCGCGTCGACGAAGCGCGCGAAGCCGGCGGGGCCGCCGTAGGGCTCGTGGACGGCGTACCACGCGACCCCGTCGTAGCCCCACCCGCGTTCGCCGTTGTAGGCGTTGACCGGCATGACCTCGACGTGGGTGACGCCGAGTTCGGCCAGCGCGGGCAGGCGGGCCTCCGCCGCCTCGAAGGTTCCCTCGGGGGCGAAGGTGCCGACGTGGAGCTCGTAGACGACCGCGGCGGACAGCGGTGGCGCACGCCAGCCGTCGTCCGTCCAAGTGAACCGGCGGGGGTCGAGGACGCGGGCCGCCTCGTGCACACCGTGCGGCAGCCAGCGGCTCGCGGGGTCGGGACGGGGCGGTCCGCCGTCGAGGCTGAAGCGGTAGGGCTGGCCGTGCGTGGCGTCCACGCGCAGGGCGAACCAGCCGTCGCCGCCGGGCTCCATCGGCGCCGTCGTGGCGTCGCGGAGCAGCGCCACGTGGTCGGCGTGCGGGGCCCACACGCGAAAGGTCGTGCTGCCGTCGTCGTGGGGCAGCGCTCCGTGTCGGGGGGCGTGGATGTCGGGCTCCTTGATGAGGGTTCTCGGGGGGGCTTACCCGGTCAGCGGTCCTCGGAACGCCGCCTGGAGGCACCGGCTAGCGGCGGCCGTGGCGTTCGCGGCGTTTGCGGAACCGGTCCGGCGGGACACCGGTCCGCACGTGCTCGGGTGTGCGGGTGGTCTCGCCGCGTGCCCATGCCACGATGGCCTCCGTCGCGTCGGTCTCCGCCGCTTGCCGCGAGGCGGCCACAAGCGCCTGGTCGCCCGGGCGCAGACGCGTGTCCCCGCGCGGCACGATGGCCCGGTGGCCACGCACGAGCGCCGTGAGCAGCATCCCGGCTGGCAGCGGCACGTCGCGCAGGCGCTTGCCGCTCACGAACAGGTCGTCGGTGATGTCCACCTCGATGAGGTCCGCGTCGACGCCCTCCAGCGGGAGCGCCTCGGCGACCGGAGCCCACACCCGTGCGCCCTCGACGAGGCCCAGCAGGCGTGCCACCGGCCCCACTGTGGCGCCCTGGACCGCCGTCGAGACCAGCACGACGAAGAAGACGATGTTGAACACCGCCGCGCCTTCGGGGTAGCCCGCGGTGAGCGCGAAGGTGGCGAGCACGATCGGCACCGCCCCCCGCAACCCCGCCCAGGCGACGAGGGCCTGTTCTCGCCAGCTGAACCGCTGGCCGAGCAGGCACAGCACGACGGCCAACGGCCGGGCGAAGACGATGAGAATGCCGGTGATGGCCAGCGCCGGCAGGACGACGGGGGGCAGCTGGGCGGGGAAGACGAGGAGGCCGAGCACGAGGAACAGCGTGATCTCGGCGAGGTTCGCGAGCCCTTCGTGGAACAGGCGGATCCCGCGCCGGTGGCGGGGTACCCGCATACCGACGATCACCCCGGCGACGTACACCGCGAGGAAGCCCGACGCGCCGATCTCCGCGGCGGCGCCATAGGTCAGGCCGGCGAGCCCGAGGGCGAGGATGGGGAAAAGGCTCTCGCCGCTGAGGTCGAGGAAGCGGAGGGCGGCGCTGCCGAGCCAGCCGCCGACGAGGCCGACAGCCAGGCCTCCGGCAAGCTGGGCACCCAAGAAAGCGGCCCACTCGAGCGTCGTGGGCTGCGCCACCCAGGCCTGGAGGACGCCGATGGTGAGGACGATCGCGACCGGGTCGTTCGTTCCCGATTCGACCTCCAGAAGCGACATGATCCGGCGCGGCAGGGGCGCCTTGCGCAAGACCGCGAAGACCGCCGCGGCGTCCGTCGATGACACGACCGCGCCGATGAGCGCGGCGGTCAGCGGCGTCGTGCCGAACACGGCCCATACTGCGGCCGCCGTCACGGCGGCGGTGATCACCACGCCGAGCGTGGCGAGGAGCAGCCCTGGCAGGGCTGCGCGCCGCAGGTCGGTCGGCTTCGTCGTCAGTCCCCCGGCGAACAGGATGACGAGGAGGGCCACGATCGCGACGTGCTGGGCGATCTGCGGCTCGTCGAGCTCGATCCAGCCGAGACCGCCGATCAGCATGCCGAGGGCGAGGAAGAGGATCAACCCCGGCACGCGGAGCCGCGCGGCGAAGCCCGCGCAGAGCACCCCGCCGACGAGCAGTGCCGCCGCGACCAGGACGCCGGGATCGGTCAGCAGGTCGGTGGCCACGCCGCGAAGGTAGCCCACGGGTGGCCGCGCAGGTCAGTGGGGCCGCAGCCAGAGCGTGGCGAGTGGGGGAACGGTGACGACCGCCGACGCGGGCATTCCGTGCCACGGCACGTCCTCGGCGAGCACCGTGCCGAGGTTGCCGACGTTGCTGCCGGCATACCGCTCAGCGTCGGTGTTCAGCACCTCGCCGAACTCGCCCACGAACGGCATGCCGAGGCGCACACCATGGCGGGGGAGCGCCGAGAAGTTCCCGACGCAGACGAGCGGGGGGACGCCCTCGCGCCCCCAGCGCACGAACGACAGCAGGTTGTCGTCCGCGTTGTTCGCGTCGATCCACGTGAAGCCGTCCGGGTCGGTGTCGCGCTGCCAGAGGGCCGGCTGCTCGCGGTAGACGGCGTTGAGGTCGCCGACGAGGCGCTGCAACCCGGCGTGATCGGCTTCGCCGAGCAGGTACCAGTCGAGCTCGCGTTCCTCCGACCACTCCCGCCACTGGCCGAACTCGCCGCCCATGAACAGCAGCTGCTTGCCGGGGTGCGCCCACATGTAGGCGTAGAGGGCGCGGAGGTTGGCGAACTTCTGCCAGCGGTCACCGGGCATCTTGTCGAGCAGACTGCGCTTGCCGTGGACCACCTCGTCGTGGGACAGGGGGAGGATGTAGCTCTCGCTCCACGCGTAGAGCAGCCCGAACGTGAGCTGGTGGTGGTGGTAGCGGCGGTGGATCGGCTCGCGGGCGAAGTAGTCGAGCGTGTCGTGCATCCAGCCCATGTTCCACTTGAAGCCGAATCCGAGCCCGCCGAGGTGGACCGGACGCGACACGCCCGGCCATGCGGTCGACTCCTCGGCGATCATGAGCACGTCGGGGTTGCGCCCGTACACGACGCGGTTGAGCTCGGAGAGGAAGCTCACGGCTTCGAGGTTCTCCCGGCCGCCGTAGGCGTTCGGCACCCACTGCCCCTCCTCGCGGGAGTAGTCGAGGTAGAGCATCGACGCCACCGCGTCGACGCGCAGGCCGTCGACGTGGAGGTCCTCGAGCCAGAACAGAGCGTTGGCGATGAGGAAGTTGCGCACCTCGTTGCGCCCGAAGTTGAACACGAGCGTGCCCCAGTCGGGGTGCTCGCCCTGGCGGGGGTCGGCGTGCTCGTACAGGGCGGTGCCGTCGAAGCGCGCGAGCGCCCACTCGTCCTTCGGGAAGTGGGCGGGGACCCAGTCGACGATCACTCCGATGCCGCGCTGGTGCAGGTGATCGACGAGGTAGCGGAAGTCGTCGGGGTCGCCGAAGCGGGCCGTGGGAGCGAAGTAGCCGGTGACCTGGTAGCCCCAGGAGCCACCGAAGGGGTGCTCGGCCACGGGGAGCAGCTCCACGTGGGTGAAGCCGAGCTCGGTCACGTGGTCGGCGAGCGCCGGCCCCATCTCGCGGTAGCTCATCGGCTGCGCGTTGTTCCTGCGCCACGACCCGAGGTGGACCTCGTAGATCGACACCGGGCTCTCCGACGCCCGGTGCTCCCGCCGCGTCGTGAACCACTCCGCGTCACCCCACTCGTAGGTCGAGCGGTGCACACGGCTGGCGGTGCCGGGGGGGACGTCCGTGGCGAACGCGTAGGGATCGGCCCGGGTCACCAGGTCCCCCTGCGCCGTGACGATCTCGTACTTGTAGTAGGCGCCGGGGCCGACCTCCGGCACGAACAGCTCCCAGATGCCCGAGGAGCCGAGCTGGCGGAGAGGGTGGAGCCGGCCGTCCCAGCTGTTGAAGTCCCCGACGACCCGGACGCTCTGGGCCGCCGGAGCCCAGACCGCGAACGACGTGCCCGCCACGCCGTCGACCTCACCGACGTGCGCGCCCATGCGCCGCCACAGCTCCTCGTGGCGGCCCTCCCCGGCGAGATGGAGGTCGACCTCGCCGATCGTGGGCCAGAAGGCGTAGGGGTCGTACATGTCGTACGTCTGCCCGCCCGGATACGTCACCCGCAGCCTGTACGGCCCCTTGGGCGGCTCGGCCAGGAGCGCCTCGAAGAAGCCGGCGTCGTCCCGGCGTTCCGCCTCGACCGGGTCGACGCCCTCGACGTGCACCTCGACTCGTTCCGCGTCGGGACGCCACACGCGGACGGCGGCACCCTCGTCCACATCGTGGATGCCGAGCACACGGTGCGGGTCGCGGTGGGTGCCGGCGACGACCGCCTCGACGTCGGCGGGGTCGGCGTGCCAGTCGGTGGGGGTACGCGACGCGCGGGCTTGTGCCATAGCAAGACTCCTACCCGCTGACGGCCGGTCCAGCACACGCAGGATGCCCCCCACGGGGATCGCCACCCACGTCGGACGGTTGGCGAGCTCGTAGCCCAGCTCGTAGACCGCCTTGTCGAGCTCGAAGGCGGCGAGCTGCGCCCGGAGCGAGGACTCCGGGGGCAGCAGTCGCTGGTGGTCGACGGTGGCGAGGTAGCCGGTGAGGAACTGCTCGCGGGCCGCGTCGCGCCATGCTGCCGCCTGCGGTGCGAGCGGCTCGGCGACGCCGGCCGCGGCGGCGGCGTAGTCGAAGGAGCGCAGCATTCCGGCCACGTCGCGCAGGGGCGCGCTCGGAGCGCGCCGCTCCGCGAGCGAGCGGACCGGCTCCCCCTCGAAGTCGAGGATCTTCCAGCCGCCGGCGGGGTCGCGGAGGACCTGGCCGAGGTGCAGGTCGCCGTGGATGCGCACGGCCGCCCCGGCGGCGGTTGCCGGCCCGAGGTCGCCGAGGCGGTGCAGGAGCTCCTCGCGGCGCTCCAGCACGGGCGCCGTGGCCCCCGGGGCGAGGCGGGCGGCCGTGGCGAGCACGTCCTCGGCCTGCCGGCGCATCGTCGCGGTCCACGCGGCGGCGTCCCCGGCGGAGCGGCCGGCCCCGAAGGCGTCGGCCAGGGCGCCGTGCATACCGGCGATCGCGGCACCGAGGTCGGTGAGCGTCGGCAGGAACAACGAGGTGGACGGGTCGGCGCGGCGCGCCACGTCGGTGACCGCGAGGTCCCATCCCTCCTGGCCGCCGGCCACGAAGTCGGACAGCACACCGAGCGCCGTGCTCCCGCCGGGACCGACGAGCTCGATTGCGCCGTGCTGGCGGGGCACGGCGGTGAAACCCCGCTCGGTGAGGGCGCGCGTCACCTCCACGTCGGGGTTCACGCCAAGCTCGACCCGCCGGAAGATCTTCAGGATGTACCCCGTGCCGAACACGACGGAGGTGTTCGACTGCTCCGCCGCCATCCGGCGGGGCGCGCCGAGCGTGAGCCGGGTGCGGTCGACGGGGCGACCGACGATGGTGGCACCGGCGTCGGTCGGGTGCTCGGCCGCGGACACCGCGAGCTCCCCGAGCAGCGCCGCGGCCGGGGGCACCGCCGTGGCGTCGGCCAGCCCGGTGCCGTCCAGGACGAGGTGCTCGGGGGTGTCGGGGAGGGGTTCGGCGAGCGGGACGTGATAGCGCTCGACGTGCTCGTCGCCGAAGTGCACGTCGACGAGCACGTCGAGCATCTGCGTTCCCTCACGTTCGAGCACGGCCGCGTCGGCGAGCCCGACGGTCCGCAGGACGCGGGCCTTGCCTGCGAACCACCGCTGGACCGGCAGCCACGCCGCGAGCGCGGCGGCCAGCCCCTCGGCCTCGGCAGGCGTCACGAGCCCGGCTCCTCCACGAGCTGGAACCAGTAGAAGCCGTGCGGGCCGAGGGTGAGGAGGTAGGGCAGGTCACCGATGGGCGGGAAGTGGGTACCCCCGAGCAGCTCCACCGGCACACGACCGTTGAAGCGCGACAGGTCGAGCTCGACGGGCTGGGCGGTGGCGGACAGGTTCGCCACGACGAGGATGGTGTCGTCTCCGGACTCCCGGAGGAAGCCGAGCACCTTGTCGTTGGAGGACTTCAAGGTCGTGAACAGGCCGACGCCGAAGACGGGGTGCTGCTTGCGGACGTTCACGAGGTTGCGGACCCAGTGCAGCAGCGAGTTCGGGTGGCGCTGCTGCGCCTCGACGTTCACCGCGGGGTAGCCGTACACGGGGTCGAGCACCGGTGGGGCGTAGAGGGCCGCGAAGTCCGCGCGGGAGAAGCCGGCGTTGCGGTCGGGGTTCCACTGCATGGGCGTGCGCACGCCGTCGCGGTCGCCGAGATAGATGTTGTCGCCCATCCCGATCTCGTCGCCGTAGTACATGATCGGACTGCCCGGCAGGCTGAACAGCAGCGCGTGGAACAGCTCGATGGGACGCCGGCCGTTGTCGAGGAGGGGAGCGAGCCGGCGGCGGATCCCGACGTTCATCTTCATCCGGGGGTCGCGGGCGTACTCGCTGTACATGTAGTCCCGCTCCTCGTCGGTGACCATCTCGAGCGTGAGCTCGTCGTGGTTGCGCAGGAAGATCCCCCACTGGCAGTTCTCGGGGATCTCCGGGGTGGACTCCATGATCTCGACGATCGGCCTGGCCTCCTCCCGGCGCAGGGCCATGAACATGCGCGGCATGACGGGGAAGTGGAACGCCATGTGGCACTCGTCGCCGTCACCGAAGTAGTCGACGACGTCCGCGGGCCACTGGTTCGCCTCGGCGAGCAGGACCCGGTCCTCGTACTCGGCGTCGACGACCTTGCGCAGGCGCTTGAGATAGGCGTGGGTCTCCGGCAGGTTCTCGCAGTTCGTCCCCTCGCGCTCGAACAGGTAGGGCACGGCGTCGAGTCGCAGGCCGTCGAAGCCCAGCCGCAGCCAGAACCGCACGACGTCGAGCATCGCCTCCTGCACGTCGGGGTTGTCGTAGTTGAGGTCGGGCTGGTGGCTGAAGAAGCGGTGCCAGTAGTACGCGCCGGCTTCGTGGTCCCACGTCCAGTTCGAGTGCTCCGTGTCCACGAAGATGATGCGCGCGTCGCGGTAGCGCTCATCGGTGTCGCTCCACACGTACCAGTCGCGCTTGTCCGACCCCGGCTGGCGCGACTCCTGGAACCACTGGTGCTGGTCGCTCGTGTGGTTCATCACCATGTCGGCGATGACGCGGATTCCGCGGGAGTGAGCGGACTCGAGCAGCTCGCGGACGTCGTCGACCGTGCCGTACTCGGGCAGCACGGCGTAGAAGTCAGCGATGTCGTAGCCTCCGTCGCGGAGAGGGGAGTCGTAGAACGGCAGGAGCCAGATGCAGTCGATCCCGAGCCACTCGATGTAGTCGAGGCGCTCGATGAGACCGCGGATGTCCCCGGTGCCGTCGTGGTTCGAGTCGTTGAAGCCACGGATGAGCGCCTCGTAGAAGAGCGCGGTCTTGTACCAGAGCGGATCTGGTTGCACGGTCACCCTGTGATCCTCGCCTGACTCAGAGCGGACGCAGCCGCAGGACGTGGGCGGACTCGACGGTCGGGTCGAGCTGCACGAAGTTGTCGGGGCCGTGCCAGATGTAGGCCGTGTCGGTCATGAGGTCGTGAGCCTCGAACGGCCCGGCGTGCTCGAGCCCGAGCTGCCAGAGGTCGAGCCAGGTCCAGCCGGCCTGGGTGTTGTGCGGGTCGAGGTTCACCACGACGAGCACCGCTCCCTGACGCTCGTCCTCCACCTTCGAGAAGCACAGCAGGGCGTCGTTGTCGATGTGGTGGAACCAGATGTTGCGGAGCTCGGCGAACGCGGGGTGCGCTCGGCGTATGCGGTTGACCCTCGCGATGTAGGGCGCCAGGGAGTCGGCGCGGTCCCAGTCGCGCGGGCGGAAGCGGTACTTCTCCGACTCGAAGTACTCCTCGCTGCCCGGCTCGAGCGGCTCAGCCTCGCAGAGCTCGTAACCCGAGTAGATCCCGTACGCAGGGGACAGCAGCGCGGCGAGCACGAGGCGGAGCTTGAAGGCGGCGCGGCCACCGGTCTGGAGGAACTCGGTGAGGATGTCGGGCGTGTTCGGCCAGAAGTTCGGGCGGTAGTAGTCGGCCATGTCGGTGTGGGCGAGCTCGCTCACGTAGGTGGTGAGCTCGTGCTTGGTGTTGCGCCACGCGAAGTAGGTGTAGCTCTGGCTGAACCCGAGCTTCGCGAGCGTCTGCATCATCTTCGGGCGGGTGAACGCCTCCGCGAGGAACAGGACCTCGGGATGCTCGGCGTGGATCTCCGCGATGACCCACTCCCAGAATCGCAGGGACTTCGTGTGGGGGTTGTCGACGCGGAAGATGCGCACGCCATGCGCGATCCAGTGGTCGAGCACGCGCTTGAGCTCGGCCCACAGCGCTTCCCAGTCCTGCGTGTCGAAGTTGATCGGGTAGATGTCCTGGTACTTCTTGGGCGGGTTCTCGGCGTACTGGATCGTCCCGTCCGGCCGGTGCTTGAACCACTCGGGATGCTCGGTCACCCATGGGTGGTCCGGTGAGCACTGGATGGCGTAGTCGAGGGCGATCTCGAGGCCGTGGCCGTCAGCCTCGGCCACGAAGGCGTCGAAGTCCTCGATCGTGCCCAGGTCGGGGTGGACGGCGTCGTGGCCGCCATCGGGGCTGCCGATCGCCCAGGGGACTCCGGGGTCGTCGGGGCCGGGCCGCAGGTCGTGGGGCCCGCCGCGTCCCTTGCGGTTCGTGCGGCCGATCGGGTGGATCGGCGGGAGGTAGACGACGTCGAAGCCCATCCCGTCGATGGCCGGGAGGCGCTTGGCCGCCTCGGCGAACGTGCCGCTGCGCTTCTCCGTGGCCCCTTCTGACCGGGGGAACATCTCGTACCAGGCACCGAACCTCGCAGCCGGGCGGTCCACCCACACGCTGAGCTCCGGTTTGCTCATGGAGGCGTCGAGGCGCTCGGGATGGCGTTCGAGCAGGGCGAGCAGGTCGGCGTCGCCCGCACGGGTCACGCGCTCGACGAGGCTGCGGCCGCTGCGCAGCACCGCGACGGTCTCGTCGAGCAGTTCCGCGAGCGCCTTCGACACCTTCGCCCGGCGGCGCTCGAGCAGCTGCGCGCCCTCCTCCATGTCGGCGTCGAGGTCGGTCTGGCCTGCCGCGTGCTTCTTCCTGACCCCGTCCAGCCAGGTCGCGTAGTAGTCCGTCCACCCCATCACCTGGTAGCGCCAGGTGCCCATGCGATCCACGGGGAAGCGGCCGTACCAGCGGTCGTTCGTGTCGAGGCGCGCGGGTGCCTCACGCCAGCGGACGTCGTCGGGTCCGCGGTAGCGCACCGCGACGGCGATCTTCTCGTGGCCTTCGCGGAAGACGTCCGCGCCGACGACGACCTTGTCGCCGACCACCGCCTTCGCGGGGTACCGCCCGCAGTCCACCGACGGACTGACGTGCTGGATCTCGACACGCCCTTTCACCAGCCGCCCCCTTCGTGGCTCGCCAACCCCTGGGTCCTACCCGGGTGTGCAGACCCTATACGTGGAGGGGCGGAGGCCGCCCGGACGCGGCCGGTTCAGGCGGCCGGCGGAATCGGCCTCGACGGGCTCGTTCTGCCCGTGCTGAGCGCGGCGGTGAGGACGCGGATGCGCCCCCGAGCCGCGAGAACGTCGACGTCGTTGACGGCGAGGCCGAGGCGCTCGGCGATCTCGGCGGGGGGAAGCCCGGCTGCGACGAGGCGCAGGACGTCCTTGCTCGAGCTCTCGGGGACGACGGCGAGGAGCTCCTCCACCGCCTCCCATGCGACCACGAGGTCTGCGGGGTCCTCCGTGCGCGGGTGGTGCATCCCCCAAGGGTAGGGCCCCTCGGGCGCCTGCGTCGAGTGGCGCTGGTCCGCCCGGTCGGGACGGCGTCGCAGGGCGACGGGGTGGCCCTGGCGGGATTCGACGTTCGCGGCCGGCGGTACAGTGCAGGCTTCCCCGTTCCCTGGTGAAAGAACGACGCACGGTGATCAAAGCACTCCGCACCTTCCGGGTGCGCCCGTCGTTGCCCGCCGAGCTCGAGCCGCTCGGGGTGCTCGCGAGCAACCTGCGGTGGGCCTGGCATCCGCCCACGCAGGAGATGTTCCGCTGGGCCGACGCGAACGTCTGGGAGGCGGTCGGCGGCAACCCCGTCGAGCTGCTCGGCCGGCTGTCGCCCAAGCGGCTCGCGGGCCTTGCCGGCGATGCGGCGTTCGTCTCCCGCGTCGCGGAGCTGCACGCCGACCTCCGGCGGTACATCACCCAGCCGCGATGGGCGCAGTCACAGCCGACGCCGCCGCCCCGCATCGCCTACTTCTCGCCGGAGTTCGGTCTGTCGCACGCCATGCAGACGTACTCGGGTGGCCTCGGCGTCCTCGCCGGGGACCACCTGAAGGCAGCGAGCGACCTGGGACTCGACCTCGTCGCCGTGGGGCTGCTCTACCGCCACGGCTACTTCCGCCAGCATCTCGACGCCGACGGCTGGCAGCAGGAGCGCTACCCCGACCTGAACCCCTACCGCCTGCCGCTGCGCCGGCTCGAACGGGGAGAGGAGCCGGCGGTGGTCGAGGTGGAGCTCGGCGCCAACACCGTCGCCTGCCAGGTGTGGCTGGCGGACGTCGGACGGGTGCGCCTGCTGCTGCTCGACACCGACCTGCCCACGAACGCCCCCCACGACCGCACGGTCACCGACAAGCTCTACGGCGGCGACGTCGAGCACCGCCTGCGCCAGGAGATCGTCCTCGGGATCGGCGGCGTGCGGGCGCTCGACCTCGCCCGTTCGCTCGGTGAGGCGGCCGAGCCGCCCGAGGTGTTCCACTCCAACGAGGGGCACGCGGGGTTCCTCCAGCTCGAACGGATCCGTCGCCTCGTCACCGACGGGGGCCTCGCCTTCGACGAGGCCCTCGAGAGCGCCCGCGCGTCCGTGCTCTTCACCACCCACACCCCGGTCCCGGCCGGCATCGACGTCTTCCCCCGCGGGCTCATGGAGCGCTACTTCTCGTGGCTGGCCGCGGACTGTGGCATCGACATGGACCGGTTCATGGCCGTCGGTCAGATCGAGGGCACCCCGCCGTACTACGACTTCAACATGGCGATGATGGGCCTGCGGCTGTCCGCGCGCGCCAACGGCGTATCCGAGCTGCACGGCCGCGTCTCCCGGAGCATGTTCGGGCCACTGTGGCCGGGCATCGGCGAGGACGAGGTTCCCATCACGTCGGTCACGAACGGCGTGCACGCTGCGACCTGGGTCGGCCCTGAGATGACGGCGGTCTACGACCGCTACCTCGCGCCCGACTGGGCGCACAACCCCGACGCGTGGGAGCGGGTCACGGAGGTCGGTGACGACGTGCTGTGGCGTGCCCGCGGGCGCGCGCGCGAGCGCTTCGTCCAGCGGGTGCGCGGCTGGGTGCGTGAGCAGGCCGAGCGACGGGGGGAGGCGCCCTCGTCCGTCGCGTGGGCGGCGCAGGTGTTCGACCCCGACGCGCTGACGATCGGGTTCGCCCGGCGGTTCGCCGAGTACAAGCGGGGCACGCTGCTGCTCCGCCAGCCCGACCGCCTCCGTGCCCTGCTCACCGCCACCGACCGTCCGGTGCAGATCGTGTTCGCCGGAAAGGCGCACCCCCGCGACGACCTCGGCAAGGACATCATCCGCCAGCTCGTCCATTTCTCCGCCGACGAGGAGCTGCGTGGCCGCATCGTCTTCGTCGAGGACTACGACATGGACGTGGCGAGCGTCCTCTACCAGGGCGTCGACCTGTGGCTCAACAACCCGCGCCGGCCCCACGAGGCCTGTGGGACGTCGGGGGAGAAGGCGGTGCTGAACGGCGCACTGCACTGCTCGACGCTCGACGGCTGGTGGGACGAGATGTACGACGGTGAGAACGGCTTCGCCATCGGTGCCGCCGCGAGCCACCACGACACGAACCAGCAGGACGCCGCCGATGCGCAGGCCCTGTTCGACCTGCTCGAGCGGACGGTCGTGCCGGCCTTCTACGACCGGGCCGAGGGCCCGCTGCCACGGCGTTGGCTCGCCCGGGTCCGCCGGTCGCTCGCGACCCTCGGGCCGCGGGTCCTCGCGACGCGCATGGTCACCGAGTACACCAACGACCTCTACATCCCCATCGCCGAGCGGGCCCGCCGCCTGACGGCCGACGACCACAAGCGCGCCCGCCAGCTTGCGGCGTGGCGCTCGCACGTCGCGCGCGCGTGGCCCTCCGTCGGTGTCCGGGCGGTCGAGGGCGACCAGGGCACCGCCGGCATCGGCGACCGGCGCGAGGTGTCGGTGCTGGTGGCCCTCGGTGAGCTCACCCCCGACGACGTCCAGGTCGAGCTGCTGCACGGCCCGGTGCGGGCCGACGGAGGGCTGAAGCATCCGACCATCACGGCGATGCTCGCCGAGGGTGAGGCCGGCGGCGGCCTTCATCGCTACGGGGGCGCCTTCACGTGCAGGGTGTCGGGAGAGTACGGCTTCACCGTCCGGGTCGTGCCCGCCCACGACGACCTCATGACGTGGGCGTCCACCGGGCTCGTCGCGTGGGCGGGTGACGACAGCCCGTGACCTTCGGGCACTTCGGCGCCACACCGTGGTGGCGGTCGTCGGTGGGCTACGAGGTCTACCTGCGCTCCTTCGCCGACGCCGACGGGGACGGGGTCGGGGACCTCCGCGGGCTGCTCGGGCGGCTCGACCATCTCGCCTGGCTCGGCGTCGACGTCGTCTGGGTCACGCCCTTCTACCCGTCCCCCATGCGCGACCACGGCTACGACGTCGCCGACTACCGCGACGTCGAACCGGTCTTCGGCACCCTCGCCGACGTCGACGCGCTCGTGGCCCGCTGCCACGACCTCGGCATGCGCCTCGTCATCGACCTCGTGCCGAACCACACCTCCTCCGACCACGAGTGGTTCCGGCAGGCGCGGTCGAGCCGTGACAACCCCTACCGCGACTACTACGTCTGGCGGGACCCCGCGCCGGACGGCGGTCCTCCCAACAACTGGATCAGCAACTTCGGTGGTCCGGCGTGGACCCTCGACGAGGCGACCGGCCAGTACTGGCTCCACCTGTTCCTGCCCGACCAACCCGACCTCAACTGGGACAACCCCGCCGTCGCGGAGGAGTTCGACGGGATCCTGCGCTTCTGGCTCGAACGGGGGGTGGACGGATTCCGCATCGACGTGGCGCACGCGCTCGTGAAGCATCCCGAGCTGCTTGACAACCCCCCGGCGGCCGAGGGGTTGGGCCACGCGCTCGTCGAGGACGCGGCGACGCTCGAGCGGGTGCACGACGTCGACCAGCCCGGCGTGCTCGACGTCTACCGCCGGTGGCGCAAGGTCGTCGAGCCCTACGGCGGACTCCTGCTCGGCGAGGTGTACCTGCTCGACATCGACCGGCTCGCCCGCTACGTGCGCCACCAGGACGGGCTGCACCTGT
This is a stretch of genomic DNA from Egibacteraceae bacterium. It encodes these proteins:
- the treS gene encoding maltose alpha-D-glucosyltransferase, which produces MTVQPDPLWYKTALFYEALIRGFNDSNHDGTGDIRGLIERLDYIEWLGIDCIWLLPFYDSPLRDGGYDIADFYAVLPEYGTVDDVRELLESAHSRGIRVIADMVMNHTSDQHQWFQESRQPGSDKRDWYVWSDTDERYRDARIIFVDTEHSNWTWDHEAGAYYWHRFFSHQPDLNYDNPDVQEAMLDVVRFWLRLGFDGLRLDAVPYLFEREGTNCENLPETHAYLKRLRKVVDAEYEDRVLLAEANQWPADVVDYFGDGDECHMAFHFPVMPRMFMALRREEARPIVEIMESTPEIPENCQWGIFLRNHDELTLEMVTDEERDYMYSEYARDPRMKMNVGIRRRLAPLLDNGRRPIELFHALLFSLPGSPIMYYGDEIGMGDNIYLGDRDGVRTPMQWNPDRNAGFSRADFAALYAPPVLDPVYGYPAVNVEAQQRHPNSLLHWVRNLVNVRKQHPVFGVGLFTTLKSSNDKVLGFLRESGDDTILVVANLSATAQPVELDLSRFNGRVPVELLGGTHFPPIGDLPYLLTLGPHGFYWFQLVEEPGS
- a CDS encoding potassium/proton antiporter — encoded protein: MATDLLTDPGVLVAAALLVGGVLCAGFAARLRVPGLILFLALGMLIGGLGWIELDEPQIAQHVAIVALLVILFAGGLTTKPTDLRRAALPGLLLATLGVVITAAVTAAAVWAVFGTTPLTAALIGAVVSSTDAAAVFAVLRKAPLPRRIMSLLEVESGTNDPVAIVLTIGVLQAWVAQPTTLEWAAFLGAQLAGGLAVGLVGGWLGSAALRFLDLSGESLFPILALGLAGLTYGAAAEIGASGFLAVYVAGVIVGMRVPRHRRGIRLFHEGLANLAEITLFLVLGLLVFPAQLPPVVLPALAITGILIVFARPLAVVLCLLGQRFSWREQALVAWAGLRGAVPIVLATFALTAGYPEGAAVFNIVFFVVLVSTAVQGATVGPVARLLGLVEGARVWAPVAEALPLEGVDADLIEVDITDDLFVSGKRLRDVPLPAGMLLTALVRGHRAIVPRGDTRLRPGDQALVAASRQAAETDATEAIVAWARGETTRTPEHVRTGVPPDRFRKRRERHGRR
- the glgB gene encoding 1,4-alpha-glucan branching protein GlgB, producing MTPAEAEGLAAALAAWLPVQRWFAGKARVLRTVGLADAAVLEREGTQMLDVLVDVHFGDEHVERYHVPLAEPLPDTPEHLVLDGTGLADATAVPPAAALLGELAVSAAEHPTDAGATIVGRPVDRTRLTLGAPRRMAAEQSNTSVVFGTGYILKIFRRVELGVNPDVEVTRALTERGFTAVPRQHGAIELVGPGGSTALGVLSDFVAGGQEGWDLAVTDVARRADPSTSLFLPTLTDLGAAIAGMHGALADAFGAGRSAGDAAAWTATMRRQAEDVLATAARLAPGATAPVLERREELLHRLGDLGPATAAGAAVRIHGDLHLGQVLRDPAGGWKILDFEGEPVRSLAERRAPSAPLRDVAGMLRSFDYAAAAAGVAEPLAPQAAAWRDAAREQFLTGYLATVDHQRLLPPESSLRAQLAAFELDKAVYELGYELANRPTWVAIPVGGILRVLDRPSAGRSLAMAQARASRTPTDWHADPADVEAVVAGTHRDPHRVLGIHDVDEGAAVRVWRPDAERVEVHVEGVDPVEAERRDDAGFFEALLAEPPKGPYRLRVTYPGGQTYDMYDPYAFWPTIGEVDLHLAGEGRHEELWRRMGAHVGEVDGVAGTSFAVWAPAAQSVRVVGDFNSWDGRLHPLRQLGSSGIWELFVPEVGPGAYYKYEIVTAQGDLVTRADPYAFATDVPPGTASRVHRSTYEWGDAEWFTTRREHRASESPVSIYEVHLGSWRRNNAQPMSYREMGPALADHVTELGFTHVELLPVAEHPFGGSWGYQVTGYFAPTARFGDPDDFRYLVDHLHQRGIGVIVDWVPAHFPKDEWALARFDGTALYEHADPRQGEHPDWGTLVFNFGRNEVRNFLIANALFWLEDLHVDGLRVDAVASMLYLDYSREEGQWVPNAYGGRENLEAVSFLSELNRVVYGRNPDVLMIAEESTAWPGVSRPVHLGGLGFGFKWNMGWMHDTLDYFAREPIHRRYHHHQLTFGLLYAWSESYILPLSHDEVVHGKRSLLDKMPGDRWQKFANLRALYAYMWAHPGKQLLFMGGEFGQWREWSEERELDWYLLGEADHAGLQRLVGDLNAVYREQPALWQRDTDPDGFTWIDANNADDNLLSFVRWGREGVPPLVCVGNFSALPRHGVRLGMPFVGEFGEVLNTDAERYAGSNVGNLGTVLAEDVPWHGMPASAVVTVPPLATLWLRPH